A region from the Mycoplasmopsis bovigenitalium genome encodes:
- a CDS encoding YihY/virulence factor BrkB family protein: MKNTNKEKIYTGLELKKLKKAYRKSNKKSLISKNIIPNESKGWVIVETIIKWFIKIILLVSTPKDSWKNKNKSRELIDRTYSKFISSDSVFIPISLSFYFLVSFVPILTVLVLLLSFISDYSTIFIDVILDRIIPGLKQVIKMPQVGPSTGFQYTTITLLLLTSTWIGSNGWGRFIYLQNYIYGHESLGNFFINRIKGFLIVLSITLYLFIMSVIYIYFYKIFSLEFDSTSEKTFFYITFYIYLIFVVYIGFTLLFKFSPSFKLTWNSVLPGVLIAAIPNILFISSFGFLSTQIDYKKYGTIGTFMYIALFVSSIAYFLFLGLIVNESYYKTYYSSFTIAKNQLFRKRV, translated from the coding sequence ATGAAGAATACAAATAAGGAAAAAATTTATACGGGTTTAGAACTTAAAAAACTTAAAAAAGCCTACCGAAAAAGTAATAAAAAATCATTAATTTCAAAAAATATAATACCTAACGAATCAAAAGGTTGGGTTATTGTAGAAACAATAATTAAATGATTTATAAAAATAATATTGCTTGTTTCCACACCAAAAGACAGTTGAAAAAACAAAAATAAAAGTCGCGAACTCATAGATAGAACTTATTCAAAATTCATTTCTTCAGATTCAGTATTTATTCCTATTTCCTTGTCATTTTATTTCTTGGTATCATTTGTGCCAATTTTAACTGTTTTAGTGTTGCTACTTTCATTTATTTCTGATTATTCAACTATATTTATTGATGTTATTTTAGATAGAATAATTCCTGGCTTAAAACAAGTTATAAAAATGCCGCAAGTGGGTCCTAGCACTGGATTTCAATATACAACAATAACACTGCTGCTACTAACATCGACTTGAATTGGTTCAAATGGATGAGGAAGATTTATATATCTACAAAATTACATTTATGGACATGAATCATTAGGTAACTTTTTTATAAATAGAATTAAGGGTTTCTTAATTGTTCTTTCGATAACGCTTTACCTTTTTATTATGTCTGTAATTTACATTTATTTTTATAAAATTTTTAGCCTTGAATTTGATTCAACATCAGAAAAAACATTTTTCTATATCACATTTTATATCTATTTAATTTTTGTTGTATACATTGGTTTTACACTATTATTCAAATTTTCTCCTTCGTTTAAACTTACTTGAAATTCAGTATTACCAGGCGTGCTTATTGCTGCTATACCTAACATTTTATTCATCTCATCTTTTGGATTTTTATCTACTCAAATTGATTATAAAAAATACGGCACAATTGGCACTTTTATGTATATTGCATTGTTTGTTTCGTCTATTGCATATTTCTTATTTTTAGGCTTAATAGTGAATGAATCATATTATAAAACTTACTATTCTTCATTCACTATTGCAAAGAATCAATTATTTAGAAAGAGGGTTTAA
- a CDS encoding HU family DNA-binding protein — protein sequence MTKKEFIIEVAEKMDVPVRIVNEFLDKFVLVLKDRLVEGEKVQLSALGTFETTERAGRTSINPFTKETVKIEPKKVVKFKPSKFLKETVK from the coding sequence ATGACAAAAAAAGAATTCATAATTGAAGTTGCGGAAAAAATGGACGTGCCAGTTAGAATTGTAAATGAGTTTTTGGATAAATTTGTTTTAGTTCTTAAAGACCGCTTAGTTGAAGGAGAAAAAGTTCAACTAAGTGCTCTAGGCACTTTTGAAACAACTGAAAGAGCCGGCAGAACTTCAATAAACCCATTCACAAAAGAAACAGTTAAAATCGAACCTAAAAAAGTTGTTAAATTCAAACCTTCTAAATTCCTTAAGGAAACAGTTAAATAA
- the der gene encoding ribosome biogenesis GTPase Der, whose amino-acid sequence MRNNVIAIIGKPNVGKSTLFNRLIGKRSSITYDEPGVTRDRLYETFDWNGKEIKIIDTGGIEIENRPFQEQIRVQAQIAIDEANVIIFMVDGSSEITNDDQMILSILRKSGKPIIVVANKLDNIDMFNWSWYSLGVENIFRISAQHGHGIGDVLDECLKNLNLDDLKTEKNFKLSIIGRPNSGKSSLLNLLAGEERSIVSDIAGTTRDAVKTFITIKNQNFEVVDTAGITKKSKIVDMIDKYALMRAISALDESDLSIIMIDSTKELSHFDLRIIGYALENSKPIIIVVNKWDLIEKETNTMANFEKNMRNKFHFVPWVPFCFVSVLHNKRIDKLLDTIIKVKENLERDIKPSLLSNLIRETQLIQPAAPYNGGRLNIYFARKFIDSRIPTFVFYVNNKKFLHWSYERYLEKQIRQMIDFTGCPLKLIFKNKSGLE is encoded by the coding sequence ATGAGAAATAATGTAATTGCAATAATTGGCAAACCAAATGTTGGTAAAAGTACTTTATTTAATCGTTTAATTGGCAAACGTAGTTCTATTACTTATGATGAACCAGGTGTTACTCGTGACCGTTTATATGAAACTTTTGATTGAAATGGCAAAGAAATTAAAATAATTGACACAGGCGGAATCGAAATTGAAAATAGACCTTTTCAAGAACAAATCAGAGTTCAAGCCCAAATTGCTATTGATGAAGCTAATGTAATAATTTTTATGGTTGATGGATCAAGTGAAATTACAAATGATGACCAAATGATATTAAGCATTCTAAGAAAAAGCGGTAAACCAATAATTGTTGTTGCTAATAAACTAGACAATATTGACATGTTTAATTGATCGTGGTATTCACTTGGTGTTGAGAATATTTTTAGAATTAGTGCACAACATGGTCATGGGATTGGTGATGTACTTGATGAATGTTTGAAAAATTTAAATTTAGATGATTTAAAAACTGAGAAAAATTTCAAACTATCCATCATTGGTCGGCCAAACTCAGGGAAAAGTTCTCTATTAAATTTATTGGCTGGCGAAGAGCGCTCAATTGTTAGTGATATTGCCGGAACAACTCGTGATGCAGTTAAAACTTTTATAACAATAAAAAATCAAAATTTCGAAGTTGTTGACACTGCGGGAATTACTAAAAAAAGCAAAATCGTCGATATGATTGATAAATATGCATTAATGCGTGCAATCAGTGCTCTTGATGAATCTGATTTATCAATCATAATGATTGATTCTACAAAAGAATTGAGTCATTTTGACTTAAGAATTATTGGTTACGCACTTGAAAATTCAAAACCAATAATTATTGTTGTAAACAAGTGAGATTTAATTGAAAAAGAAACAAACACAATGGCAAATTTTGAAAAAAATATGCGCAATAAATTTCATTTTGTTCCTTGAGTTCCATTTTGCTTCGTCTCAGTATTGCACAATAAAAGAATAGACAAACTTTTAGACACAATTATTAAAGTTAAAGAAAACCTTGAACGCGATATTAAACCTTCATTGCTTTCTAACCTAATTAGAGAAACTCAACTTATTCAACCCGCAGCACCTTATAATGGCGGACGTTTAAATATTTATTTTGCACGTAAATTCATTGATTCAAGAATTCCTACATTTGTTTTTTATGTTAATAACAAAAAATTCTTGCATTGAAGCTACGAAAGATATCTTGAAAAACAAATACGTCAAATGATTGATTTTACTGGATGTCCATTAAAGTTAATATTTAAAAATAAATCAGGTTTAGAATAA
- a CDS encoding DnaJ C-terminal domain-containing protein has product MSKKDYYKILGVSKNATDKEIKTAYRKLAMMYHPDKLKDGTSDAKMQELNEAYEVLSDKQKRENYDRYGSEDGPQGFEGFGGFGGFGDIFSSFFGGGFGSQRNTGPIRGDDQLASLTISFNDAIKGIEITQLLYKWEQCSICHGKGSQNASDIITCSMCNGSGHRQIQQRTPFGIINSTTTCNSCGGQGKINKNPCSGCKGNLTNKVQKQVKFNIAPGTDNGERIKITGYGSRGENGGPNGDLYIEIKVQKHKHFERDGLNLYLEYPVSFIDIIKENNVLVPTPYGNETIKLKKSYQNGKTLILNGKGVRKSNRAGDLKILLKVVIPDLSNSEMNRLAKSLEEFNDTTNTDYIKSFN; this is encoded by the coding sequence ATGAGTAAAAAAGACTATTACAAAATATTAGGTGTTTCAAAAAATGCGACTGACAAAGAAATAAAAACAGCATATCGAAAACTAGCAATGATGTATCACCCAGACAAACTTAAAGATGGTACAAGTGATGCTAAAATGCAAGAACTTAACGAAGCATATGAAGTTTTAAGTGATAAGCAAAAACGCGAAAATTACGACCGTTACGGAAGCGAAGATGGCCCGCAAGGTTTTGAAGGTTTTGGTGGATTTGGTGGATTTGGTGATATTTTTTCAAGTTTTTTTGGCGGTGGATTTGGCTCACAAAGAAATACTGGTCCAATCAGAGGTGATGATCAATTAGCCTCATTAACAATAAGCTTCAATGACGCAATTAAAGGTATTGAAATAACACAACTTCTTTACAAATGGGAACAATGTTCAATTTGCCACGGAAAAGGATCACAAAACGCAAGCGATATTATTACTTGCTCAATGTGTAATGGATCAGGACACCGTCAAATTCAACAAAGAACACCTTTTGGAATAATTAATTCAACAACAACTTGCAACAGTTGTGGTGGACAAGGAAAAATAAACAAAAACCCTTGTTCTGGTTGCAAGGGTAATCTAACAAATAAGGTTCAAAAACAAGTTAAATTTAATATAGCTCCTGGAACTGATAATGGTGAAAGAATTAAAATAACTGGCTACGGTAGCAGAGGGGAAAATGGCGGACCTAATGGTGATTTATACATTGAAATCAAGGTTCAAAAACATAAACACTTTGAAAGAGATGGTTTAAATCTATACCTAGAATATCCAGTTTCATTCATTGACATAATTAAGGAAAATAATGTTCTAGTACCAACTCCATATGGAAATGAAACCATTAAACTTAAAAAATCATATCAAAACGGAAAAACTCTAATTTTAAACGGCAAGGGTGTTAGAAAATCCAATCGTGCAGGTGACTTAAAAATATTATTAAAGGTAGTAATTCCTGACCTATCCAATAGTGAAATGAATAGATTGGCAAAATCTCTTGAAGAATTTAATGATACAACAAACACAGATTACATAAAGTCTTTTAACTAA
- the cmk gene encoding (d)CMP kinase, with the protein MRKINIAIDGPSGAGKSTVSQEVARRLGYTFISSGSVYRAIAFVIHELNIDHKNEQEVNKCLDDKILNIHLAEGQRIFAGSKDITQLIRADHISKISSDIAIYKDVRKYVVDYIQRITKASKGYIMDGRDTTYRIMPYAEIKIFLTATPEERANRRILQNKELGYETNFDDVLKAVIERDYQDTTRKNDPLMKVEDAKLIDCTDMNFEKVVSTIIEMIKEAVNEK; encoded by the coding sequence ATGAGGAAGATTAATATAGCAATCGACGGGCCATCTGGTGCTGGCAAGTCAACAGTTTCGCAGGAAGTGGCAAGGAGATTAGGTTACACTTTTATAAGTTCAGGTAGTGTTTATAGAGCTATCGCTTTTGTTATCCACGAGTTAAACATTGATCACAAAAATGAGCAAGAAGTTAATAAATGTTTAGACGATAAAATTTTAAATATCCATTTAGCGGAAGGACAAAGAATTTTTGCGGGCTCAAAAGATATAACTCAACTAATTAGAGCTGATCACATTTCAAAAATTTCGTCTGATATTGCTATATACAAAGATGTTCGTAAATATGTTGTTGACTACATACAAAGAATAACAAAAGCAAGCAAGGGTTACATTATGGATGGTAGAGATACCACTTACAGAATTATGCCTTATGCTGAAATTAAAATCTTTTTGACAGCCACCCCTGAAGAAAGAGCTAATCGAAGAATTCTTCAAAATAAAGAATTAGGATATGAAACAAATTTCGATGACGTGCTAAAAGCAGTCATCGAGCGAGACTACCAAGATACAACCAGAAAAAACGACCCCTTAATGAAAGTTGAAGATGCAAAATTAATCGATTGTACCGACATGAACTTTGAAAAAGTTGTTTCAACAATTATTGAAATGATTAAGGAAGCAGTAAATGAGAAATAA
- a CDS encoding RpiB/LacA/LacB family sugar-phosphate isomerase, which yields MTKKIVAFASDHAAVELKNKLVEYIESLGYQAVDFGPKDETQKESYSLQGHKLANYVKNNEVEFGIGLCGTGLGISYALNRHHGIRAARIASVEDAMLAKQHNNANVLVLGGRQVSFELAKQMVNEYIKTQFEGGRHQQRIEDIELSEENCEC from the coding sequence ATGACAAAAAAAATAGTTGCATTTGCAAGCGACCATGCGGCAGTTGAATTAAAAAATAAACTTGTTGAATATATAGAATCATTGGGCTATCAAGCAGTTGATTTTGGACCAAAAGACGAAACACAAAAAGAATCTTATTCTCTACAAGGTCACAAATTAGCAAACTATGTTAAAAATAATGAAGTTGAATTTGGAATTGGATTGTGCGGAACTGGTTTAGGTATTTCATATGCATTGAATCGCCACCACGGAATAAGAGCCGCAAGAATTGCCAGTGTAGAAGACGCAATGTTAGCAAAACAACATAACAATGCTAATGTTTTGGTGCTAGGAGGCAGACAAGTTTCATTTGAATTAGCTAAACAAATGGTTAATGAATATATAAAAACTCAATTTGAAGGCGGAAGACACCAACAAAGAATAGAAGATATTGAATTATCTGAAGAAAACTGCGAATGTTAA